In the Acidovorax sp. A79 genome, one interval contains:
- the purF gene encoding amidophosphoribosyltransferase, with translation MCGIVGVVSPAPVNQLIYDALLLLQHRGQDAAGIVTQQGRKFFMHKAKGMVRDVFRTRNMRALPGNVGLGQVRYPTAGNAYSEEEAQPFYVNAPFGIVLVHNGNLTNARELRTELFLTDHRHTNTESDSEVLLNVFAHELERSTRGVPLQPEDVFTAVRAVHKRIKGSYAVIALIAGHGLLAFRDPHGIRPLAMGRSQDGTVMVGSESVALEGTSHVFERNIDPGEAIFITLDGKVHASQCAENPQLNPCIFEFVYLARPDSVLDGISVYQARLNLGEALAKRVVSTVPPNEIDVIIPIPESSRPSATQLAHLLGIPYREGFVKNRYVGRTFIMPGQGVRKKSVRQKLNVIASEFKGRNVLLVDDSIVRGTTSREIVQMARDAGARKVYLASAAPPVRYPNVYGIDMPTSSELVAHGRTVEEIRQAIGCDALIYQDVDGMKKAVGSLNASIVGFDASCFDGVYVTGDITAADIARLNEGRVGMEEGEEDTSRLALPNAQEA, from the coding sequence ATGTGTGGAATCGTCGGCGTCGTCAGTCCAGCGCCCGTCAATCAGCTGATCTATGACGCATTGCTGCTCCTGCAGCACCGCGGCCAGGACGCAGCGGGCATCGTGACCCAGCAGGGCCGCAAATTCTTCATGCACAAGGCCAAGGGCATGGTGCGCGATGTGTTTCGTACCCGCAACATGCGGGCGCTGCCGGGCAATGTGGGCCTGGGCCAGGTGCGCTATCCGACCGCAGGCAACGCCTACAGCGAGGAAGAAGCCCAGCCGTTCTACGTCAACGCCCCCTTTGGCATCGTGCTGGTGCACAACGGCAACCTGACCAATGCCCGCGAGCTGCGCACCGAACTGTTCCTGACCGACCACCGGCACACGAACACTGAAAGCGACTCCGAGGTCCTGCTGAACGTGTTCGCGCATGAGCTGGAGCGGTCGACTCGCGGCGTGCCGCTGCAGCCCGAGGACGTCTTCACGGCGGTGCGAGCCGTGCACAAGCGCATCAAGGGCTCCTACGCCGTGATCGCGCTGATCGCCGGCCATGGTCTGCTGGCCTTTCGTGACCCGCATGGCATCCGCCCGCTGGCCATGGGGCGCAGCCAGGATGGCACCGTGATGGTGGGCAGCGAGTCGGTGGCGCTGGAGGGCACCTCGCATGTGTTCGAGCGCAACATCGATCCTGGCGAGGCGATCTTCATCACGCTCGATGGCAAGGTGCATGCCAGCCAGTGCGCGGAAAACCCGCAGCTCAATCCGTGCATCTTCGAGTTCGTGTACCTCGCGCGTCCCGACTCGGTGCTCGACGGGATTTCGGTCTACCAGGCCCGCCTGAACCTCGGCGAAGCGCTGGCCAAGCGCGTGGTGTCCACCGTGCCGCCCAATGAGATCGACGTGATCATCCCGATCCCCGAGTCGAGCCGTCCGAGCGCCACACAGCTGGCGCACCTTTTGGGTATTCCGTACCGTGAAGGTTTCGTCAAGAACCGCTACGTCGGCCGCACCTTCATCATGCCGGGGCAGGGCGTGCGCAAGAAGTCCGTGCGCCAGAAGCTCAATGTGATCGCCAGCGAGTTCAAGGGCCGCAATGTGCTGCTGGTGGATGATTCCATCGTGCGCGGCACCACCAGCCGCGAAATCGTGCAGATGGCGCGCGACGCTGGCGCCCGCAAGGTGTACCTGGCCAGCGCCGCCCCGCCGGTGCGCTACCCGAACGTGTACGGCATCGACATGCCCACCAGCAGCGAGCTCGTGGCACACGGCCGCACGGTCGAAGAGATCCGCCAGGCCATCGGCTGCGATGCGCTGATCTACCAGGATGTGGATGGCATGAAGAAGGCCGTGGGCTCGCTCAATGCGTCCATCGTGGGGTTTGATGCATCGTGCTTTGACGGCGTGTACGTCACGGGGGATATCACCGCCGCCGACATCGCCCGCCTGAACGAGGGGCGCGTGGGCATGGAAGAGGGCGAGGAGGATACTTCCCGCCTGGCGCTTCCGAACGCGCAGGAGGCGTGA
- a CDS encoding LysR family transcriptional regulator has product MERINLDQLHGFATALELGSFSAAAQRLDLTQPAVSLQVRQLEKRLGTPLIERVGRVLRPTAAGAELLAHVGRIDAVVAEALEAVSRHADSATGRVRLGTGATACIYLLPPVLRSLRQCFPGLDITVRTGNTADIVQAVEDNTLDLGLVTLPASGRMLEVSPLLDDSFVAIAPRGTALPARIGAKELARHPVLLYEPGGHTRRIADAWFARAGVALQPAMSLGSVEAIKELVAAGLGCAVLPGMAVRDGHQGNLEVRPLSPPLRRTLAVVMRRDKRLHRGLRETMAALQSLG; this is encoded by the coding sequence ATGGAACGCATCAATCTCGACCAGCTTCACGGCTTTGCCACCGCCCTTGAACTCGGCAGCTTCTCTGCCGCGGCGCAGCGCCTGGACCTCACCCAACCGGCCGTGAGCCTGCAGGTGCGCCAGCTCGAAAAGCGCCTGGGCACGCCTTTGATCGAGCGCGTCGGCCGGGTGCTGCGCCCCACGGCGGCGGGTGCCGAGTTGCTGGCCCATGTGGGCCGCATCGATGCGGTGGTGGCCGAGGCCCTGGAGGCCGTCTCCCGCCATGCCGACAGTGCCACCGGTCGCGTACGCCTGGGCACCGGCGCGACGGCCTGCATCTACCTGCTGCCACCGGTGCTGCGGTCGCTGCGGCAGTGCTTTCCCGGCCTCGACATCACCGTGCGCACCGGCAACACGGCCGACATTGTCCAGGCGGTGGAGGACAACACGCTGGACCTGGGACTGGTCACGCTGCCCGCCAGCGGGCGCATGCTGGAGGTGTCACCCCTGCTGGACGACTCGTTCGTCGCGATCGCCCCGCGAGGCACCGCGCTGCCGGCGCGGATTGGCGCCAAGGAACTGGCGCGGCATCCCGTGCTGCTGTACGAGCCCGGCGGCCACACCCGCCGGATCGCCGATGCCTGGTTCGCCCGGGCGGGGGTGGCACTGCAGCCGGCCATGTCGCTGGGCAGCGTGGAGGCGATCAAGGAGCTGGTCGCGGCCGGCCTGGGCTGCGCCGTGCTGCCGGGCATGGCCGTACGGGACGGGCACCAGGGCAACCTCGAAGTACGGCCACTGTCGCCACCCCTGCGCCGCACATTGGCCGTCGTCATGCGCCGGGACAAGCGCCTGCACCGGGGCCTGCGCGAAACAATGGCGGCCCTGCAGTCACTGGGATGA
- a CDS encoding GNAT family N-acetyltransferase, whose amino-acid sequence MHTSTTIPLPILKSTPPAPPNRTRAAAAAGRSAPVVRGASENDLPAIQALYAHHVLHGLASFEEIPPTVDELRARRAAVVAAGLPYLVAELDGMVAGFAYAVPHRARVAYRHTVEDSVYVAPDLSGRGLGAALLGELIRHCEAGPWRQMLAVVGQGDDNAGSMALHARMGFERIGALRSVGFKKGRWLDTVLMQRPLGAGDSVLPAAQPPRPAPQRHAA is encoded by the coding sequence ATGCACACCTCGACGACCATTCCCCTGCCCATCTTGAAATCCACCCCGCCAGCGCCACCGAACCGGACTCGCGCAGCAGCCGCCGCCGGGCGCTCCGCACCCGTGGTGCGCGGCGCCAGCGAGAACGACCTGCCCGCCATCCAGGCGCTGTACGCCCACCACGTGCTGCACGGGCTGGCTTCTTTCGAGGAAATACCTCCGACGGTTGATGAACTGCGCGCACGGCGCGCTGCCGTGGTGGCTGCCGGCCTGCCCTATCTGGTGGCGGAACTGGACGGCATGGTGGCCGGGTTTGCCTACGCCGTGCCGCACCGGGCCCGGGTGGCCTACCGCCACACGGTGGAGGACTCGGTGTACGTGGCGCCCGATCTTTCAGGGAGAGGCCTCGGGGCTGCGCTGCTGGGCGAACTCATCCGGCATTGCGAGGCGGGGCCGTGGCGCCAGATGCTCGCGGTGGTGGGGCAGGGCGATGACAACGCCGGCTCGATGGCATTGCATGCCCGCATGGGGTTCGAGCGCATTGGCGCACTGCGCTCCGTGGGCTTCAAGAAAGGCCGCTGGCTGGACACCGTTTTGATGCAGCGGCCGCTGGGTGCAGGGGATTCGGTGCTGCCCGCCGCGCAGCCGCCGCGCCCGGCGCCGCAGCGGCACGCGGCCTAG
- a CDS encoding glycine zipper 2TM domain-containing protein: MKKIVIFSAMAAIATMASAQEQGRVLSATPVVQQVATPQQVCGNETVYSGNRTSGAGAVMGAIAGGAAGNAIGKGSGRAAATAIGVLGGAVLGNQIEGGQPQYQNVQRCTTETYYENRTVGYDVVYEYAGRQYTTRTQTDPGRWIPLSVQPAGQTYSTQPDPYASQGVYSQPGVVTSTYPAQPVYQQPTYVTPPVTVIEYGYDSRPYYPHHRNPYWR; encoded by the coding sequence ATGAAAAAGATCGTCATTTTTTCCGCCATGGCGGCCATCGCCACCATGGCCAGCGCGCAGGAGCAGGGCCGCGTGCTCTCCGCCACCCCCGTCGTGCAGCAGGTCGCCACGCCGCAGCAGGTGTGCGGCAATGAAACGGTGTACAGCGGCAACCGCACCAGCGGCGCTGGCGCCGTGATGGGCGCCATTGCCGGGGGCGCCGCCGGCAATGCCATCGGCAAAGGCAGCGGCCGTGCCGCCGCCACCGCCATCGGCGTGCTGGGCGGTGCCGTGCTGGGCAACCAGATCGAAGGCGGACAGCCCCAGTACCAGAACGTGCAGCGTTGCACCACCGAGACGTACTACGAAAATCGCACGGTCGGCTACGACGTGGTCTATGAGTACGCCGGGCGCCAGTACACCACCCGCACCCAGACGGACCCGGGCCGCTGGATTCCCTTGAGCGTGCAGCCCGCGGGCCAGACCTACTCCACGCAGCCCGACCCGTACGCTTCGCAAGGCGTGTACAGCCAGCCTGGCGTGGTGACCTCCACCTATCCCGCGCAACCGGTGTACCAGCAGCCCACCTATGTGACGCCGCCCGTCACCGTGATCGAATACGGCTACGACAGCCGTCCCTACTACCCGCACCACCGCAATCCCTACTGGCGCTGA
- a CDS encoding CvpA family protein, with the protein MAALDWIFVVVLLASMLIGAWRGLVFEVLSLLGWVVSFFVAQWFAEDMAAVLPVGESAGSLRYAAGFVVVFVASVFACGFVTWLIKKLVDSIGLRPADRTLGAVFGVLRGAMLLLAVAVVAGLTPLREAPWWQESQGAPLLAEVLKGLKPALPEEFGRHLPS; encoded by the coding sequence GTGGCTGCCCTGGACTGGATTTTCGTGGTGGTGCTGCTGGCATCGATGCTGATCGGCGCCTGGCGCGGTCTGGTGTTCGAGGTGCTGTCCCTGCTGGGGTGGGTAGTGTCGTTCTTCGTGGCGCAGTGGTTTGCCGAGGACATGGCGGCGGTGCTGCCCGTGGGCGAATCGGCGGGCTCCCTGCGCTATGCGGCGGGTTTCGTGGTGGTGTTTGTCGCGTCGGTATTTGCCTGCGGGTTCGTGACCTGGCTGATCAAGAAGCTGGTGGACTCCATCGGCCTGCGTCCGGCGGATCGCACGCTGGGGGCCGTTTTCGGAGTGCTGCGGGGGGCGATGCTGCTGCTGGCGGTGGCCGTGGTGGCCGGACTCACGCCCCTGCGAGAAGCGCCGTGGTGGCAGGAGTCGCAGGGGGCACCGTTGCTGGCCGAAGTGCTCAAGGGCTTGAAACCGGCGTTGCCGGAAGAATTTGGAAGGCATCTGCCTTCTTGA
- a CDS encoding arsenate reductase, producing MTTSHITVYGIPNCDTVKKSRAWFTEQGLDYAFHDFKKQGVPAARLPGWMLAVGWEKLVNRQGTTWRKLDSNVQAAVQGEDSASALMQAQPSVIKRPVVEWQQGGKTHISVGFAPDQWQTWMERPAAA from the coding sequence ATGACAACCTCACACATCACCGTCTACGGCATTCCCAACTGCGACACCGTCAAGAAATCCCGCGCCTGGTTCACGGAACAGGGGCTGGACTACGCGTTCCATGATTTCAAGAAACAGGGCGTTCCCGCCGCCCGCCTCCCCGGCTGGATGTTGGCCGTCGGCTGGGAGAAGCTGGTCAATCGCCAGGGAACCACCTGGCGCAAGCTGGACTCGAACGTCCAGGCAGCCGTGCAAGGCGAAGACAGCGCCAGTGCCCTGATGCAGGCCCAGCCCAGCGTGATCAAGCGCCCGGTGGTCGAGTGGCAGCAGGGCGGCAAGACCCACATCTCGGTGGGTTTTGCCCCCGATCAGTGGCAAACCTGGATGGAACGGCCTGCGGCCGCGTGA
- the gltX gene encoding glutamate--tRNA ligase, giving the protein MTETSTIASSTGRVRTRFAPSPTGFIHLGNIRSALYPWAFARATDGDFILRIEDTDLERSSQAAVDVIIEGMRWLGLDHDEGPFYQMQRMDRYKAVLADLQAAGHVYSCYMSVAELDALREKQMAAKEKPRYDGTWRPEAGKTLPPVPQGVQPVLRFKNPQGGVVAWDDKVKGRIEISNDELDDLVIARPDGTPTYNFCVVVDDIDMEITHVIRGDDHVNNTPRQINIFRALGKEPPVYAHLPTVLNEQGEKMSKRNGAKPVTQYRDEGYLPDAMVNYLARLGWSHGDDEIFSRAQFLEWFNLDHLGRSAAQFDEAKLRWVNAQHLKAMADDALAALVAPQLQQRGITAQALADGRLARICALFKDRCDTTVALANWAQVFYGDVTPVDAERAQHVTEAIAPALDALADALAACEWDKASISAAFKQVLASQGLKMPQLAMPARVLTVGTAHTPSVDAVLELVGREKVVARLRNR; this is encoded by the coding sequence ATGACTGAAACATCCACCATTGCTTCCAGCACGGGCCGCGTGCGCACCCGCTTCGCCCCGTCACCGACGGGCTTCATCCACCTGGGCAACATCCGTTCGGCCCTTTATCCCTGGGCCTTCGCGCGGGCGACGGACGGGGATTTCATCCTGCGCATTGAAGACACCGACCTCGAGCGTTCCAGCCAGGCCGCCGTGGATGTGATCATCGAGGGCATGCGCTGGCTGGGCCTGGACCACGACGAGGGGCCGTTCTATCAGATGCAGCGCATGGACCGCTACAAGGCGGTGCTGGCCGACCTGCAGGCGGCGGGCCATGTGTACTCCTGCTACATGAGCGTGGCCGAGCTGGATGCCTTGCGCGAGAAGCAGATGGCCGCCAAGGAAAAACCCCGGTATGACGGCACCTGGCGCCCCGAGGCCGGCAAGACCCTGCCGCCCGTGCCGCAAGGCGTCCAGCCCGTGCTGCGCTTCAAGAACCCGCAAGGCGGCGTGGTGGCATGGGACGACAAGGTCAAGGGCCGCATCGAGATCAGCAACGACGAGCTCGACGACCTGGTGATTGCGCGCCCCGACGGCACGCCTACCTATAACTTCTGCGTCGTGGTGGACGATATCGACATGGAGATCACGCACGTGATCCGTGGCGACGACCATGTGAACAACACGCCGCGCCAGATCAACATCTTCCGCGCCCTGGGCAAGGAACCGCCGGTGTATGCCCACCTGCCCACCGTGCTGAACGAGCAGGGCGAGAAGATGAGCAAGCGCAATGGCGCCAAGCCCGTCACGCAGTACCGCGATGAGGGCTACCTGCCCGACGCCATGGTCAACTACCTGGCGCGCCTGGGCTGGAGCCACGGCGACGACGAGATATTCAGCCGCGCGCAGTTCCTGGAATGGTTCAACCTGGACCACCTGGGCCGCAGCGCAGCCCAGTTCGACGAGGCCAAGCTGCGCTGGGTGAACGCCCAGCACCTGAAGGCCATGGCCGACGATGCGCTGGCCGCCCTGGTGGCGCCGCAATTGCAGCAGCGCGGTATTACGGCCCAGGCACTGGCCGACGGCCGGCTCGCGCGGATCTGCGCGCTGTTCAAGGACCGGTGCGACACGACGGTGGCGCTCGCCAACTGGGCCCAGGTGTTTTACGGTGACGTGACCCCGGTGGATGCCGAGCGCGCACAGCACGTCACCGAAGCCATTGCCCCGGCGCTCGATGCGCTGGCCGATGCGCTGGCCGCCTGCGAATGGGACAAGGCTTCCATCAGCGCTGCATTCAAGCAGGTGCTTGCCAGCCAGGGACTGAAAATGCCGCAACTGGCCATGCCTGCGCGGGTTCTGACCGTGGGCACGGCCCACACTCCGTCGGTCGATGCCGTGCTGGAATTGGTCGGACGTGAAAAAGTTGTAGCGCGTTTGCGAAACCGCTAA
- a CDS encoding 3-hydroxyacyl-CoA dehydrogenase encodes MDIKGKVFIVTGGASGLGEGTARMLAAQGGKVVIADMQAEKGEAVAKDIGGAFVKCDVSSEADGQAVVAKAVSMGKLMGLVNCAGIAPAEKTVGKNGAHALAVFSKTVTVNLIGSFNMIRLAAEAMCKNDPEPTGERGALISTASVAAYDGQIGQAAYSASKGGVVGMTLPIARDLARNGIRNMTIAPGIFGTPMLFGMPQEVQDALAAGVPFPSRLGTPQDYAKLVQHIFENDMLNGEVIRLDGAIRLAPR; translated from the coding sequence ATGGACATCAAAGGCAAGGTTTTCATCGTGACCGGCGGCGCGTCCGGCCTGGGCGAAGGCACGGCGCGCATGCTTGCCGCCCAGGGCGGCAAGGTGGTCATTGCCGACATGCAGGCGGAAAAAGGCGAGGCCGTGGCCAAGGACATTGGCGGTGCCTTCGTGAAGTGCGATGTGAGCAGCGAGGCCGACGGCCAGGCCGTGGTGGCGAAGGCCGTTTCGATGGGCAAGCTGATGGGCCTGGTGAACTGCGCGGGCATCGCACCCGCGGAAAAGACGGTCGGCAAGAACGGTGCGCACGCGCTGGCCGTCTTCAGCAAGACCGTCACCGTGAACCTGATCGGCAGCTTCAACATGATCCGCCTGGCCGCCGAGGCGATGTGCAAGAACGACCCCGAGCCCACGGGCGAGCGCGGCGCGCTGATCTCCACCGCCAGCGTGGCCGCCTACGACGGCCAGATCGGCCAGGCGGCCTATTCGGCCTCCAAGGGCGGCGTGGTTGGCATGACCCTGCCCATCGCGCGCGACCTGGCCCGCAACGGCATCCGCAACATGACGATTGCGCCCGGCATCTTCGGCACGCCCATGCTCTTTGGCATGCCCCAGGAGGTGCAGGATGCGCTCGCGGCCGGAGTGCCCTTCCCCAGCCGCCTGGGAACGCCGCAGGACTATGCCAAGCTCGTGCAGCACATTTTCGAAAACGACATGCTCAACGGCGAAGTGATCCGCCTGGACGGCGCGATCCGGCTCGCACCCCGCTGA
- a CDS encoding pyrimidine/purine nucleoside phosphorylase, producing MTTEKIDGVSVTTQANVYFDGKCVSHGITFPDGTKKSVGVVLPATLTFNTGAPEIMECVAGSCEYKLAGTDNWVKSSAGEKFSVPGNSKFDIRVTEAYHYICHFG from the coding sequence ATGACCACCGAAAAAATCGACGGCGTGTCCGTCACCACCCAGGCCAATGTGTACTTTGACGGCAAGTGCGTGAGCCACGGCATCACCTTCCCCGATGGCACGAAGAAGTCGGTGGGCGTGGTGCTGCCAGCGACGCTCACCTTCAACACCGGCGCGCCGGAAATCATGGAATGCGTGGCGGGCTCGTGCGAGTACAAGCTGGCGGGCACCGACAACTGGGTGAAGTCCTCCGCTGGCGAGAAGTTCAGCGTGCCAGGCAACTCCAAGTTCGACATCCGCGTGACCGAGGCCTACCACTACATCTGCCATTTCGGCTGA
- a CDS encoding extracellular solute-binding protein, which produces MSKTVKALLSACTLAVAAGAVSAQDQVVNLYSARHYSTDEALYSGFTKATGIKINRVDADDAGILARLKAEGTASPADVILLVDAARLYKGEVDGLFQPIQSKVLSDAIPANLRSAPAADGGISWFGLSTRARVIVYSKIKVQKSEVDTYEELGDPKNKGKLCIRSGSHPYNLSLFGAVTEHLGEQKAEAWLKGMVANLARPPKGGDTDQIKAVAAGECDIAVTNSYYLARMMRSTKPEDVAVVNKVGVVFPNQDSWGTHLNIAGGAVAKHSKNQANAIKFLEYLVSPEAQNYFANGNNEWPAAKGVSIDNPALKAMTGGAPFKSETIPISAVGANTTKVQQMLDRVGFQ; this is translated from the coding sequence ATGTCGAAGACTGTGAAAGCCTTGTTGAGCGCGTGCACGCTGGCCGTTGCCGCCGGCGCCGTTTCCGCCCAGGACCAGGTGGTGAATCTCTACTCGGCCCGCCACTACTCCACCGACGAAGCGCTGTACAGCGGATTCACCAAGGCCACGGGCATCAAGATCAACCGCGTGGATGCGGACGACGCCGGCATCCTGGCACGCCTGAAGGCCGAAGGCACGGCATCTCCGGCGGACGTGATCCTGCTGGTGGATGCCGCCCGCCTCTACAAGGGGGAAGTCGACGGCCTGTTCCAGCCCATCCAGTCCAAGGTGCTCAGCGACGCCATTCCCGCCAATCTGCGCAGCGCGCCAGCGGCAGACGGGGGCATTTCCTGGTTCGGGCTGTCCACGCGCGCACGCGTGATCGTCTACAGCAAGATCAAGGTGCAGAAGTCGGAGGTCGACACCTATGAGGAGCTCGGCGACCCCAAGAACAAGGGCAAGCTGTGCATCCGCTCCGGCTCGCATCCCTACAACCTGAGCCTCTTCGGCGCCGTGACCGAGCATCTGGGCGAACAGAAGGCGGAGGCCTGGCTCAAGGGCATGGTGGCCAACCTGGCGCGCCCTCCCAAGGGCGGGGACACCGACCAGATCAAGGCCGTGGCCGCGGGCGAATGCGATATCGCCGTCACCAACAGCTACTACCTCGCGCGCATGATGCGCTCGACCAAGCCCGAGGACGTGGCCGTGGTCAACAAGGTCGGCGTGGTGTTCCCCAACCAGGATTCCTGGGGCACGCACCTGAACATTGCCGGCGGCGCGGTGGCCAAGCACTCCAAGAACCAGGCCAACGCCATCAAGTTCCTCGAGTACCTGGTCAGCCCTGAAGCGCAGAACTACTTTGCCAACGGCAACAACGAATGGCCCGCCGCCAAGGGCGTCAGCATCGACAACCCCGCTCTCAAGGCCATGACCGGCGGTGCGCCCTTCAAGAGCGAGACCATTCCGATCAGCGCGGTGGGCGCCAACACGACCAAGGTGCAGCAGATGCTGGACCGCGTGGGCTTCCAGTAA
- the folC gene encoding bifunctional tetrahydrofolate synthase/dihydrofolate synthase, translated as MHTKIHTLEGWLRHCEQLHPRNIEMGLDRVREVARRMALRFDCPVVTVAGTNGKGSTCAMLEAVALQAGYRTGVYTSPHLVHFEERCRVHGEIIPASDLIAHFEAVESARTQNGDEVSLTYFEFTTLAILRLMSHSRLDVAILEVGLGGRLDATNIIDADCAVITSIDIDHTEFLGPDRESIGREKAGIMRTGRPVIVSDPMAPQSIADHALEIGADLWRFGKDFNFSGDKLQWNWAGRGRRYAGLAYPSLRGANQLINASGVLAALEALRERLPVTAQAVRNGLAMVELPGRFQIVPGQPTLVLDVAHNPHSVAALTANLDAMGFFPTTHAVFGAMADKDLAPMLAKVGPLIDRWYFTNLSTPRAETAAVLQQKWNAVQMVAGGRRDVTSTLHPDPMDALQAAVAAADPADRIVVFGSFYTVGGVLINGTPRLHAKHLGA; from the coding sequence ATGCATACCAAAATCCACACCCTGGAAGGCTGGCTTCGCCACTGCGAACAGCTTCACCCCCGCAATATCGAGATGGGCCTGGACCGCGTCCGTGAAGTGGCGCGCCGGATGGCCTTGCGGTTCGACTGCCCCGTGGTCACCGTGGCGGGCACCAATGGAAAAGGCTCCACCTGCGCCATGCTGGAAGCCGTGGCCCTGCAGGCGGGCTACCGCACGGGGGTGTACACATCGCCCCACCTCGTGCATTTCGAGGAGCGGTGCCGTGTGCATGGCGAGATCATTCCTGCTTCGGACCTGATAGCACATTTCGAAGCTGTGGAAAGCGCCAGGACCCAAAATGGCGATGAAGTCTCCCTTACTTACTTCGAGTTCACCACGCTGGCCATCCTGCGCCTGATGAGCCATTCCCGGCTGGATGTGGCCATCCTCGAAGTGGGCCTCGGGGGGCGGCTGGATGCCACCAACATCATTGATGCCGACTGCGCCGTCATCACCAGCATCGACATCGACCACACCGAGTTCCTGGGGCCGGACCGCGAGAGCATCGGCCGGGAAAAGGCCGGCATCATGCGCACGGGGCGCCCGGTGATCGTGAGCGACCCGATGGCGCCGCAGAGCATCGCCGACCACGCCCTCGAAATCGGGGCTGATCTGTGGCGGTTCGGCAAGGATTTCAATTTCTCGGGCGACAAGCTGCAGTGGAACTGGGCCGGCCGGGGCCGCCGCTACGCGGGGCTGGCCTATCCATCGCTGCGTGGCGCGAACCAGCTGATCAATGCATCGGGCGTGCTGGCCGCGCTGGAAGCCCTGCGCGAACGCCTGCCGGTGACGGCCCAGGCGGTGCGCAATGGCCTGGCCATGGTGGAGTTGCCGGGACGGTTCCAGATCGTGCCTGGCCAGCCCACGCTGGTGCTGGACGTGGCGCACAACCCGCACTCCGTGGCCGCGCTCACGGCCAATCTGGACGCCATGGGCTTCTTTCCCACGACCCACGCGGTCTTCGGGGCCATGGCCGACAAGGACTTGGCCCCCATGCTGGCCAAGGTAGGGCCGCTGATCGACCGCTGGTACTTCACCAATCTGTCCACGCCCCGGGCCGAGACGGCCGCCGTGCTGCAGCAGAAATGGAATGCCGTGCAGATGGTGGCGGGCGGGCGCCGCGACGTCACCTCGACCTTGCACCCGGACCCCATGGATGCCCTGCAGGCGGCAGTCGCCGCGGCGGACCCCGCTGATAGAATCGTGGTCTTTGGCTCGTTTTACACGGTGGGCGGTGTGCTGATCAATGGAACACCTCGCCTGCACGCCAAACATCTGGGCGCATAA
- a CDS encoding SPOR domain-containing protein, whose protein sequence is MAFFKFRWPGHSEQPQAEKPSKRPRTPQAESIEVMRRRARHRLIGAAVLVLIGVIGFPMLFDTQPRPIPVDIPIEIPDRNKVAPLVVPGPATPTTPEAPAQRPAPPARGNVAGNGLTEGEELVQGSRPAASRPAAAVTPAKPEAKPEPRPEPKPVPEHKPAVPRPDDAARARALLEGRPAESAGAAAKADENRFIVQVGAFADADKAREARTKVERAGMKTYTQVVDTKDGKRTRVRVGPFADRAEADKAAARIKALDLSASVLSL, encoded by the coding sequence ATGGCATTTTTCAAGTTTCGGTGGCCCGGTCACAGTGAGCAACCTCAGGCCGAAAAGCCGTCCAAGCGTCCGCGCACCCCGCAGGCCGAGAGCATCGAAGTGATGCGCCGGCGTGCGCGCCACCGGCTGATCGGCGCGGCCGTCCTGGTGCTGATCGGGGTGATCGGATTTCCGATGCTGTTCGACACGCAGCCCCGCCCGATTCCGGTGGACATTCCCATCGAAATTCCGGACCGCAACAAGGTCGCTCCCCTGGTGGTGCCCGGGCCTGCGACACCCACGACTCCGGAGGCGCCTGCCCAGCGTCCGGCCCCCCCCGCACGTGGCAACGTGGCCGGCAATGGCCTGACGGAGGGCGAGGAACTGGTGCAGGGGTCGCGCCCGGCGGCATCCAGGCCGGCCGCGGCGGTCACGCCTGCCAAGCCGGAAGCAAAGCCCGAACCCAGGCCTGAGCCCAAACCCGTGCCTGAACACAAGCCCGCAGTACCGCGTCCGGACGACGCTGCGCGCGCCCGTGCCTTGCTGGAAGGCCGCCCGGCGGAATCCGCGGGTGCTGCCGCCAAGGCCGATGAAAACCGGTTCATCGTGCAGGTCGGTGCCTTCGCGGACGCGGACAAGGCCCGCGAAGCGCGCACCAAGGTGGAGCGCGCCGGCATGAAAACCTATACCCAGGTGGTGGATACCAAGGACGGAAAACGCACGCGGGTTCGCGTGGGGCCGTTCGCCGACCGTGCCGAAGCCGACAAGGCGGCAGCCCGGATCAAGGCTCTTGATCTGTCCGCGTCCGTGCTGTCGCTGTAA